In a genomic window of Helicobacter pylori NQ4053:
- the clsC gene encoding cardiolipin synthase ClsC: MKIFLVLLSVFFFNGCFGLVYKTPISSPPISYDPYTTTIGSLYAKNLKENPNHSAAILLEDGFDALLHRVGLIRMSQKSIDMQTYIYKNDLSSQVIAKELLNAANRGVKVRILLDDNGVYSDFSDIMLLNFHKNIEVKIFNPYYIRNKGLRYFEMLADYERIKKRMHNKLFIVDNFAVIIGGRNIGDNYFDNDLDTNFLDLDALFFGGVASKAKESFERYWRFHRSIPVSLLRTHKRLKNNAKEIAKLHEKIPISAEDINEFEKKVNDFIDRFQKYQYPIYYGNAIFLADSPKKIDTPLYSPIKIAFEKALKNAKDSVFIASSYFIPGKKMMKIFKKQISKGIELNILTNSLSSTDAIVVYGAWERYRNQLVRMGANVYEIRNDFFNRQIKGRFSTKHSLHGKTIVFDDNLTLLGSFNIDPRSAYINTESAVLFDNPSFAKRVRLSLKDHAQQSWHLVLYRHRVIWEAVEEGILIHEKTSPDTSFFLRLIKEWSKVLPEREL, translated from the coding sequence TTGAAAATCTTTTTAGTCCTTTTAAGCGTCTTTTTTTTTAATGGGTGTTTTGGGTTAGTCTATAAGACTCCCATTTCAAGCCCCCCTATCTCTTATGATCCCTACACTACCACCATTGGGAGCTTATACGCTAAAAATTTAAAAGAAAACCCTAACCATAGCGCGGCCATTCTTTTAGAAGATGGCTTTGACGCTTTATTGCACAGAGTGGGTCTTATTAGAATGAGCCAAAAAAGCATTGACATGCAAACTTATATCTATAAGAACGATCTTTCCTCTCAAGTGATCGCTAAAGAACTTTTAAATGCGGCCAATCGTGGGGTAAAAGTGCGCATCCTTTTAGACGATAACGGAGTGTATTCGGATTTTTCAGATATCATGCTCTTAAATTTCCATAAAAACATTGAAGTGAAAATTTTTAACCCCTACTATATCCGCAATAAAGGCTTGCGTTATTTTGAAATGCTTGCGGATTATGAGCGCATTAAAAAACGCATGCACAACAAGCTTTTCATCGTGGATAATTTCGCTGTCATTATAGGGGGGCGCAATATTGGGGATAATTATTTTGATAACGATTTAGACACGAATTTTTTAGATTTAGACGCTTTGTTTTTTGGGGGGGTTGCTTCAAAGGCCAAAGAAAGCTTTGAACGCTATTGGAGGTTCCACCGCTCTATCCCTGTTTCATTATTAAGAACCCATAAAAGACTCAAAAACAACGCTAAAGAAATCGCCAAGCTCCATGAAAAAATCCCTATCAGCGCTGAAGATATAAATGAGTTTGAAAAAAAAGTCAATGATTTTATAGATCGTTTCCAAAAATACCAATACCCCATTTATTATGGGAATGCCATTTTTTTAGCTGATTCACCCAAAAAAATTGACACGCCCTTGTATTCGCCCATCAAAATCGCTTTTGAGAAAGCCCTTAAAAACGCTAAGGACTCCGTTTTTATCGCTTCATCGTATTTTATTCCAGGCAAAAAGATGATGAAAATCTTTAAAAAACAAATTTCTAAGGGGATTGAATTGAATATTCTTACCAATTCCCTTTCATCAACGGACGCTATCGTAGTCTATGGGGCGTGGGAAAGGTATCGCAACCAATTAGTGCGAATGGGCGCGAATGTCTATGAAATACGAAACGATTTTTTCAACCGCCAGATTAAAGGGCGCTTTAGCACCAAACATTCCTTGCATGGCAAGACGATTGTTTTTGATGACAATTTAACGCTTCTAGGGAGTTTCAATATTGATCCGCGCTCTGCATACATCAACACTGAAAGCGCGGTTTTGTTTGACAACCCGTCTTTTGCTAAAAGGGTGCGCTTGTCGCTTAAAGATCATGCCCAGCAATCATGGCATTTAGTCTTGTATCGGCATAGAGTGATTTGGGAAGCGGTAGAAGAAGGCATTTTAATCCATGAAAAAACTTCGCCTGACACTTCCTTCTTTTTGCGCTTGATTAAAGAATGGTCTAAAGTCCTTCCTGAAAGAGAGCTTTAA
- a CDS encoding fumarate reductase iron-sulfur subunit: protein MSDNERTIVIRVLKFDPQSAVSKPHFKEYQLKETPSMTLFIALNLIREHQDPDLSFDFVCRAGICGSCAMMVNGRPRLACKTLTSSFESGVITLMPMPSFTLIKDLSVNTGDWFLDMTKRVESWAHSKEEVDITKPEKRIEPDEAQEVFELDRCIECGCCIASCGTKLMRPNFIGAAGMNRAMRFMIDSHDERSDDDFYELVGDDDGVFGCMSLIACHDTCPKELPLQSSIAALRNRMLKVGKSR, encoded by the coding sequence ATGAGTGATAATGAACGAACGATTGTAATTAGAGTGTTAAAATTTGACCCTCAAAGCGCGGTGAGCAAGCCGCATTTTAAAGAGTATCAATTGAAAGAAACGCCATCCATGACGCTCTTTATCGCTTTAAACCTCATTAGAGAGCATCAAGATCCAGATTTGAGCTTTGATTTTGTGTGCCGCGCTGGGATTTGCGGCTCTTGCGCGATGATGGTTAATGGGAGACCGAGACTGGCTTGTAAAACCCTAACTTCTAGCTTTGAAAGCGGGGTGATTACGCTCATGCCCATGCCCAGTTTTACGCTCATTAAAGATTTGAGCGTGAATACGGGCGATTGGTTTTTAGATATGACTAAAAGGGTGGAAAGCTGGGCGCATTCTAAAGAAGAAGTGGATATTACTAAGCCGGAAAAAAGGATTGAGCCTGATGAAGCCCAAGAAGTCTTTGAACTAGACAGGTGCATTGAATGCGGGTGCTGTATCGCTTCTTGCGGGACTAAACTCATGCGCCCTAATTTCATTGGAGCTGCTGGCATGAACAGAGCCATGCGTTTCATGATTGACAGCCACGATGAAAGAAGCGATGATGATTTTTATGAGTTAGTGGGCGATGATGATGGTGTTTTTGGGTGCATGAGCCTGATCGCTTGCCATGACACTTGCCCTAAAGAATTACCCTTGCAGAGCAGTATCGCCGCTTTGCGTAACCGAATGTTGAAAGTGGGTAAAAGCCGCTAA
- a CDS encoding fumarate reductase flavoprotein subunit, with translation MKITYCDALIIGGGLAGLRASIACKQKGLNTIVLSLVPVRRSHSAAAQGGMQASLANAKKSEGDNEDLHFLDTVKGSDWGCDQQVARMFVTTAPKAIRELASWGVPWTRIKKGDRPAVVNGEHVIITERDDRHGYILSRDFGGTKKWRTCFTADATGHTMLYAVANEALHHKVDIQDRKDMLAFIHHNDKCYGAVVRDLITGEISAYVSKGTLLATGGYGRVYKHTTNAVICDGAGAASALETGVAKLGNMEAVQFHPTALVPSGILMTEGCRGDGGVLRDKFGRRFMPAYEPEKKELASRDVVSRRILEHIQKGYGAKSPYGDHVWLDIAILGRNHVEKNLRDVRDIAMTFAGIDPADSEEQTKDNMQGAPTNEPEYGQAMAKQKGWIPIKPMQHYSMGGVRTNPKGETHLKGLFCAGEAACWDLHGFNRLGGNSVSEAVVAGMIIGDYFASHCLEAQIEINTQKVEAFIKESQDYMHFLLHNEGKEDVYEIRERMKEVMDEKVGVFREGKKLEEALKELQELYARSKNICVKNKVLHNNPELEDAYRTKKMLKLALCITQGALLRTESRGAHTRIDYPKRDDEKWLNRTLASWPSAEQDMPTIEYEELDVMKMEISPDFRGYGKKGNFIPHPKKEERDAEILKTILELEKLGKDRVEVQHALMPFELQEKYKARNMRLEDEEVRARGEHLYSFNVHDLLDQHNANLKGEHHE, from the coding sequence ATGAAAATAACATATTGTGATGCGCTAATTATTGGAGGCGGATTGGCCGGGTTAAGGGCTAGTATCGCATGCAAACAAAAGGGGTTAAACACCATCGTTTTAAGCCTAGTGCCTGTCAGGCGTTCGCACTCTGCAGCCGCTCAAGGGGGCATGCAAGCGAGCCTTGCGAACGCTAAAAAAAGCGAGGGCGATAATGAAGATTTGCACTTTTTAGACACGGTGAAGGGGAGCGATTGGGGGTGCGATCAGCAAGTGGCTAGAATGTTTGTAACCACTGCCCCTAAAGCCATTAGGGAATTGGCCAGTTGGGGGGTGCCTTGGACTAGGATTAAAAAGGGCGATAGGCCTGCGGTCGTCAATGGTGAGCATGTAATTATCACTGAAAGAGACGACAGGCATGGTTATATCTTAAGCCGTGATTTTGGCGGCACTAAAAAATGGCGCACATGCTTTACGGCTGATGCCACAGGGCATACCATGCTTTATGCGGTCGCTAATGAAGCCTTACACCACAAAGTGGATATTCAAGACAGAAAGGACATGCTCGCTTTCATTCATCATAATGATAAATGTTATGGGGCGGTGGTAAGGGATTTGATCACAGGCGAAATTTCAGCGTATGTTTCTAAAGGCACGCTTTTAGCTACCGGAGGTTATGGGCGCGTGTATAAACACACCACTAACGCCGTGATTTGCGATGGAGCCGGGGCTGCAAGCGCATTAGAAACTGGTGTGGCTAAATTAGGCAACATGGAAGCGGTGCAATTCCACCCTACCGCTTTAGTGCCAAGCGGGATTTTAATGACTGAAGGTTGTAGGGGCGATGGAGGGGTTTTAAGAGACAAGTTTGGCAGACGCTTCATGCCCGCTTATGAGCCGGAGAAAAAAGAGCTTGCGAGTAGGGATGTGGTCTCAAGGCGGATTTTAGAGCATATCCAAAAAGGCTATGGAGCCAAATCGCCCTATGGGGATCATGTGTGGCTGGATATTGCTATTTTAGGGCGTAACCATGTGGAAAAAAATTTAAGGGATGTGCGCGATATTGCCATGACTTTTGCGGGCATTGATCCGGCTGATAGCGAAGAGCAAACCAAAGACAACATGCAAGGAGCGCCCACTAATGAGCCTGAATACGGGCAAGCGATGGCTAAGCAAAAAGGCTGGATCCCCATAAAGCCCATGCAACACTATTCTATGGGTGGGGTTAGGACAAACCCTAAAGGCGAAACCCATTTAAAAGGCTTGTTTTGCGCAGGCGAAGCGGCATGCTGGGATTTGCATGGGTTTAACCGCTTGGGGGGTAATTCTGTGAGTGAAGCGGTGGTCGCTGGCATGATCATTGGGGATTATTTCGCGTCGCATTGTTTGGAAGCGCAAATTGAAATCAACACACAAAAAGTTGAAGCTTTCATTAAAGAAAGCCAAGATTATATGCATTTTTTATTGCATAATGAAGGCAAAGAAGACGTGTATGAAATTAGAGAACGCATGAAAGAAGTCATGGATGAAAAAGTGGGCGTTTTTAGGGAAGGCAAAAAATTAGAAGAAGCCCTTAAAGAATTGCAAGAGCTTTATGCACGCTCCAAAAACATTTGCGTGAAAAACAAGGTTTTACACAATAACCCTGAATTAGAAGACGCTTACCGCACCAAAAAAATGCTCAAACTCGCGCTTTGCATCACCCAAGGGGCGTTACTGCGCACTGAAAGCAGAGGGGCTCACACAAGGATTGACTACCCTAAAAGAGACGATGAAAAATGGCTTAATCGGACTCTAGCGAGCTGGCCTAGCGCTGAGCAAGACATGCCCACGATTGAATACGAAGAATTAGATGTGATGAAAATGGAAATCAGCCCTGATTTTAGGGGCTATGGCAAAAAGGGCAATTTCATTCCCCACCCCAAAAAAGAAGAGCGCGACGCTGAGATTTTGAAAACGATTTTAGAACTAGAAAAGCTCGGGAAAGACAGGGTAGAAGTCCAACACGCACTCATGCCTTTTGAATTGCAAGAAAAATACAAAGCCAGGAATATGCGTTTAGAAGATGAGGAAGTCAGGGCTAGGGGGGAACATTTGTATTCTTTCAATGTCCATGATTTATTAGACCAACACAACGCTAATTTAAAAGGAGAACACCATGAGTGA
- a CDS encoding fumarate reductase cytochrome b subunit, which yields MQQEEIIEGYYGASKGLKKSGIYAKLDFLQSATGLILALFMIAHMFLVSSILISDEAMYKVAKFFEGSLFLKAGEPAIVSVVAAGVILILVAHAFLALRKFPINYRQYKVFKTHKHLMKHGDTSLWFIQALTGFAMFFLASIHLFVMLTEPESIGPHGSSYRFVTQNFWLLYIFLLFAVELHGSIGLYRLAIKWGWFKNASIQGLRKVKWAMSVFFIVLGLCTYGAYIKKGLENKDNGIKTMQEAIEADGKFHKE from the coding sequence ATGCAACAAGAAGAGATTATAGAGGGTTATTATGGCGCTAGCAAAGGGCTTAAAAAGAGCGGTATTTATGCTAAGCTGGATTTTTTACAGAGCGCTACGGGCTTGATTTTAGCGCTCTTTATGATAGCACACATGTTTTTAGTCTCAAGTATCTTGATTAGCGATGAAGCCATGTATAAAGTGGCGAAATTTTTTGAAGGGAGCTTGTTTTTAAAAGCGGGCGAGCCGGCTATTGTGAGCGTGGTTGCAGCAGGGGTGATTCTTATTTTAGTCGCACATGCTTTCTTGGCGTTAAGGAAATTCCCTATCAATTACAGGCAATACAAGGTTTTTAAAACCCACAAGCATTTGATGAAACATGGCGATACGAGTTTGTGGTTTATTCAAGCCTTAACCGGGTTTGCGATGTTTTTTTTAGCGAGTATCCACCTATTTGTCATGCTCACAGAGCCTGAAAGTATTGGGCCTCATGGCTCAAGCTATCGTTTTGTAACGCAAAACTTTTGGCTTTTGTATATTTTCTTATTGTTTGCCGTAGAATTGCATGGCTCTATTGGGTTGTATCGCTTAGCGATTAAATGGGGGTGGTTTAAGAATGCGAGCATTCAAGGCTTGAGAAAAGTCAAATGGGCGATGAGCGTGTTTTTCATTGTTTTAGGGCTTTGCACCTATGGGGCTTACATTAAAAAAGGTTTAGAAAATAAGGACAATGGCATTAAAACCATGCAAGAAGCCATAGAGGCTGATGGGAAATTCCACAAAGAATAA
- the fabI gene encoding enoyl-ACP reductase FabI, giving the protein MGFLKGKKGLIVGVANNKSIAYGIAQSCFNQGATLAFTYLNESLEKRVRPIAQELNSPYVYELDVSKEEHFKSLYNSVKKDLGSLDFIVHSVAFAPKEALEGSLLETSKSAFNTAMEISVYSLIELTNTLKPLLNNGASVLTLSYLGSTKYMAHYNVMGLAKAALESAVRYLAVDLGKHNIRVNALSAGPIRTLASSGIADFRMILKWNEINAPLRKNVSLEEVGNAGMYLLSSLSSGVSGEVHFVDAGYHVMGMGAVEEKDNKATLLWDLHKEQ; this is encoded by the coding sequence ATGGGATTTTTAAAAGGTAAAAAAGGACTTATTGTGGGGGTCGCGAATAATAAATCCATCGCTTATGGGATCGCTCAATCTTGCTTCAATCAAGGGGCTACTTTGGCTTTCACTTATTTGAATGAGAGCTTAGAAAAGCGCGTGAGGCCTATCGCGCAGGAATTGAATAGCCCCTATGTGTATGAATTAGATGTGAGTAAAGAAGAGCACTTCAAGTCGCTATACAATAGCGTTAAAAAGGATTTAGGCTCATTGGATTTTATCGTTCATAGCGTGGCCTTTGCCCCTAAAGAGGCTTTAGAAGGGAGTTTGTTAGAAACTTCTAAAAGTGCGTTTAACACCGCTATGGAAATTTCTGTTTATTCTTTAATAGAGCTGACAAACACCCTAAAACCCTTATTGAATAACGGGGCGTCTGTTTTGACTTTAAGCTATTTGGGCAGCACCAAATACATGGCGCATTACAATGTGATGGGGTTGGCTAAAGCGGCCCTAGAGAGCGCGGTGCGTTATTTAGCGGTGGATTTAGGCAAACATAATATTAGAGTGAATGCCCTATCGGCTGGGCCTATCAGGACGCTCGCTTCTAGCGGGATCGCTGATTTTAGGATGATTTTAAAATGGAATGAAATCAACGCTCCTTTAAGGAAAAATGTGAGTTTAGAAGAAGTGGGCAATGCTGGGATGTATTTGCTTTCTAGCTTGTCTAGCGGGGTGAGTGGGGAAGTGCATTTTGTGGATGCTGGCTATCATGTTATGGGCATGGGGGCTGTGGAAGAAAAAGATAATAAAGCTACGCTATTGTGGGATTTGCATAAAGAACAATAA
- the lpxD gene encoding UDP-3-O-(3-hydroxymyristoyl)glucosamine N-acyltransferase, whose amino-acid sequence MKLSELLSAYSIETEFSNDFEVHALAELDKATPNDISYIDQARYLKLLKDSKAGAVFIRKKESSKVPKRMQALIVDNPHLAFAKASHAFKIPFFKNPESVSEPKHFEKVTIMPNVVIGEGVEIGENSLIHPGVVIADGVKIGKNCVLYPRVILYQNTILEDNVTIHAGSVIGGDGFGYAHTALGEHVKIEHVGIVRIQKNVEIGANTAIDRAVFGETLIKEGVKIDNLVQIGHNCVLGEHSIVVSQVGLSGSTTTGRNVVFGGQVGIGGHLHVGEFTQIGGKSAVGKDLPPNTNFAGAIPAMEIHEWHHFLAHLRTNFRKQQKTSLLQKAKGFFKS is encoded by the coding sequence ATGAAATTAAGCGAATTGTTGAGCGCCTATTCTATTGAAACGGAATTTTCAAACGATTTTGAAGTGCATGCTTTAGCGGAATTAGATAAGGCTACGCCTAATGATATTAGCTATATTGACCAAGCGCGTTACCTTAAACTTTTAAAAGATTCCAAAGCCGGGGCGGTGTTTATCCGTAAAAAAGAATCTTCTAAAGTGCCAAAACGCATGCAAGCTTTAATCGTGGATAATCCGCATTTAGCCTTTGCCAAAGCTTCGCATGCCTTTAAAATCCCTTTTTTTAAAAACCCAGAAAGCGTTAGCGAGCCTAAACATTTTGAAAAAGTAACGATCATGCCTAATGTTGTGATTGGAGAGGGCGTAGAAATTGGCGAAAACTCTTTGATTCATCCGGGCGTGGTGATTGCTGATGGGGTTAAAATCGGTAAAAATTGCGTTTTGTATCCTCGTGTTATTTTGTATCAAAACACGATTTTAGAAGACAATGTTACTATCCATGCAGGCAGTGTGATCGGAGGCGATGGCTTTGGTTATGCGCACACCGCTTTAGGAGAGCATGTCAAAATTGAGCATGTGGGGATTGTTAGGATTCAAAAAAATGTAGAAATTGGTGCTAACACAGCGATTGATCGGGCGGTGTTTGGCGAGACTTTGATTAAAGAGGGTGTTAAGATTGATAACCTGGTTCAAATCGGGCATAATTGCGTTTTAGGCGAGCACAGCATCGTCGTCTCTCAAGTGGGCTTGAGCGGCTCTACAACCACTGGCCGTAATGTGGTTTTTGGCGGTCAAGTGGGCATTGGGGGGCATTTGCATGTGGGCGAATTCACTCAAATTGGGGGTAAAAGCGCGGTGGGTAAGGACTTGCCCCCTAACACTAATTTTGCCGGAGCGATCCCTGCTATGGAAATCCATGAATGGCACCATTTCCTGGCTCATTTACGAACGAATTTCAGGAAACAGCAAAAAACGAGTTTGTTGCAAAAAGCTAAAGGGTTTTTTAAGTCTTAA
- the metK gene encoding methionine adenosyltransferase, whose translation MKDSFLFTSESVTEGHPDKMADQISDAVLDYIIERDQKAKVACETLVSNGFCMITGELKTSVYAPMQEIAREVVKKIGYTDALYGFDYRSAAVLNGVGEQSPDINQGVDREDGEIGAGDQGLMFGYACKETETLMPLPIHLAHQLTFALAQKRKDNTLPFLRPDGKSQVSVRYENNKPVSIDTIVISTQHSPEVSQKHLKEAVIEEIVYKVLPKEYLHDNIKFFVNPTGKFVIGGPQGDAGLTGRKIIVDTYGGSCPHGGGAFSGKDPSKVDRSAAYAARYVAKNLVASGVCDKATVQLAYAIGVIEPVSVYVNTHNTSKYSSAELEKCVKSVFKLTPKGIIESLDLLRPIYSLTSAYGHFGRELEEFTWEKTNKAEEIKAFFKR comes from the coding sequence ATGAAAGATAGTTTTCTTTTCACTTCTGAATCAGTAACCGAGGGGCATCCTGATAAAATGGCTGATCAAATCAGCGATGCAGTTTTAGATTACATCATTGAGCGCGATCAAAAAGCCAAAGTCGCATGCGAGACTTTAGTTTCTAATGGTTTTTGCATGATCACTGGCGAGTTAAAAACTTCTGTTTATGCCCCTATGCAAGAGATTGCAAGAGAAGTGGTTAAAAAGATTGGCTATACAGACGCTCTTTATGGCTTTGATTACAGAAGTGCGGCGGTTTTGAATGGCGTTGGCGAGCAAAGCCCTGATATTAATCAAGGCGTGGATAGAGAAGATGGCGAGATTGGGGCAGGGGATCAAGGGCTTATGTTTGGTTATGCATGCAAAGAGACTGAAACGCTCATGCCCTTACCCATTCATTTAGCGCACCAGCTCACTTTCGCTCTAGCTCAAAAAAGAAAAGACAACACTCTGCCTTTTTTAAGGCCTGATGGCAAGTCTCAAGTGAGCGTGCGTTATGAAAACAACAAGCCTGTAAGCATTGATACGATTGTTATTTCCACCCAGCATTCCCCAGAAGTTTCACAAAAACATTTAAAAGAAGCCGTGATTGAAGAGATCGTGTATAAGGTTTTACCCAAAGAATATTTGCATGACAATATCAAGTTTTTTGTCAATCCCACAGGAAAATTCGTTATCGGTGGGCCACAAGGCGATGCGGGTTTGACGGGCAGAAAAATCATCGTGGATACTTATGGGGGGAGTTGCCCGCATGGCGGGGGAGCGTTTAGCGGGAAAGACCCTAGCAAAGTGGATAGGAGCGCGGCTTATGCGGCCCGCTATGTGGCTAAAAATTTGGTAGCGAGTGGGGTTTGCGATAAAGCGACCGTGCAGCTTGCTTATGCGATTGGGGTGATAGAGCCGGTGTCTGTTTATGTGAACACGCATAACACGAGCAAGTATTCAAGCGCGGAGTTGGAAAAATGCGTGAAATCGGTTTTCAAACTCACGCCAAAAGGCATTATTGAAAGCTTGGATTTATTAAGACCCATTTATTCGCTCACTTCAGCTTATGGGCATTTTGGGCGCGAATTAGAGGAATTCACTTGGGAAAAAACCAACAAAGCTGAGGAGATTAAAGCGTTCTTTAAGCGTTAA
- the ndk gene encoding nucleoside-diphosphate kinase, whose translation MKQRTLSIIKPDALKKKVVGKIIDRFESNGLEVVAMKRLHLSVKDAENFYAIHRERPFFKDLIEFMVSGPVVVMVLEGEDAVAKNRDLMGATDPKLAQKGTIRADFAESIDANAVHGSDSLENAHNEIAFFFAARDL comes from the coding sequence TTGAAACAAAGAACGCTGTCTATTATTAAACCGGATGCACTTAAGAAAAAAGTGGTAGGCAAGATCATTGATCGCTTTGAGAGTAACGGCTTGGAAGTGGTTGCTATGAAACGCTTGCATTTGAGCGTTAAAGATGCTGAAAACTTTTATGCGATCCACAGAGAGAGACCTTTTTTTAAAGATCTAATAGAATTTATGGTCAGTGGTCCGGTGGTGGTTATGGTTCTAGAGGGCGAAGATGCGGTGGCTAAAAACAGAGATCTTATGGGAGCGACTGATCCCAAACTCGCCCAAAAAGGCACTATCAGAGCGGATTTTGCTGAAAGCATTGACGCTAATGCGGTGCATGGGAGCGATAGCTTGGAAAACGCACACAATGAAATCGCTTTCTTTTTTGCCGCTAGAGATCTTTAA
- the rpmF gene encoding 50S ribosomal protein L32 yields MAVPDRRVSKTRAAKRRTHYSVKLAKPVKAKDGTWKLPHHINKFTKEY; encoded by the coding sequence ATGGCAGTACCTGATAGAAGAGTGAGTAAGACAAGAGCGGCAAAAAGGCGTACGCATTATAGCGTTAAGTTGGCTAAACCTGTGAAAGCCAAAGATGGCACTTGGAAGCTTCCCCACCATATCAACAAATTTACTAAAGAATACTAA
- the plsX gene encoding phosphate acyltransferase PlsX, with protein sequence MKIVIDLMGADHGVLPIIEGVSRALENKSFSAVLVGDKDKATPFISKELASKVEMIHTQDYIKMEEAATEAIKRKESSIYLGMDILKNGADALISAGHSGATMGLATLRLGRIKGVERPAICTLMPSVGKRPSVLLDAGANTDCKPEYLIDFALMGYEYAKSVLHYDSPKVGLLSNGEEDIKGNMLVKETHKMLKAYDFFYGNVEGSDIFKGVVDVVVCDGFMGNVVLKTTEGVASAIGSIFKDEIKSSFKSKMGALMLKNAFGILKQKTDYAEYGGAPLLGVNKSVIISHGKSNARAVECAIYQAISAVESQVCLRITQAFESLKPSVSVPQSDQQDA encoded by the coding sequence ATGAAAATTGTAATAGACTTAATGGGGGCTGACCATGGGGTTTTACCCATTATTGAGGGAGTCTCAAGGGCTTTAGAGAATAAGAGTTTTAGTGCGGTTTTAGTGGGGGATAAAGACAAAGCGACCCCTTTTATTTCTAAAGAGTTAGCCAGCAAAGTGGAAATGATCCACACGCAAGATTATATTAAAATGGAAGAAGCCGCCACTGAGGCGATTAAGCGTAAGGAATCTTCCATTTACTTGGGCATGGATATTCTAAAAAATGGGGCTGACGCTTTGATTTCAGCGGGGCATAGCGGAGCGACTATGGGTTTAGCGACCTTGCGTTTAGGGCGCATCAAGGGGGTTGAAAGGCCTGCTATTTGCACTTTAATGCCTAGCGTTGGCAAACGCCCTAGCGTGCTGTTAGACGCAGGAGCGAACACGGATTGCAAGCCTGAATATTTGATTGATTTTGCTCTTATGGGGTATGAATACGCTAAAAGCGTGTTGCATTATGATAGCCCTAAGGTGGGTCTTTTGAGTAATGGCGAAGAAGATATTAAAGGGAACATGCTCGTTAAAGAAACGCATAAAATGCTGAAAGCTTATGACTTCTTTTATGGCAATGTGGAGGGGAGCGATATTTTCAAAGGGGTTGTGGATGTGGTGGTTTGCGATGGCTTTATGGGGAATGTGGTCTTAAAGACAACAGAAGGGGTCGCTAGCGCAATAGGCTCTATTTTTAAAGATGAAATTAAAAGCTCTTTTAAATCTAAAATGGGGGCTTTGATGCTTAAGAATGCGTTTGGTATTTTAAAACAAAAAACCGATTACGCTGAATATGGGGGAGCGCCGCTTTTAGGCGTGAATAAAAGCGTGATCATTAGCCATGGCAAGAGCAACGCTAGAGCGGTTGAATGTGCGATTTATCAGGCTATTAGCGCTGTTGAAAGTCAGGTTTGTTTGAGGATTACCCAAGCGTTTGAGAGCTTGAAGCCTAGCGTTTCTGTGCCTCAAAGTGATCAGCAAGACGCTTAA